One Urocitellus parryii isolate mUroPar1 chromosome 8, mUroPar1.hap1, whole genome shotgun sequence DNA window includes the following coding sequences:
- the LOC113176518 gene encoding protein LEG1 homolog yields the protein MTFSLSWACVLVGCISASLSGAYNLSDEFPPLWKESPGQLSDYSVENDKDIINPWNYSERIGMYKILLAQTARYFEKFAPENEQNILWGLPIHHGWQYHTGGLADPTHRTDCGHDSGDPLCIYVDSWWADLNYYLSTIPFLAAIDSGLMGVSADNIILLPPSKDQTNFCYNVSSCHSSFPEAMKMWNKFYKCAVSPSSSFDDLLKYMWDAYVSSLEFAHKNFQSRSKYYSKQEADFQSNWALLVDYLSPLLFPTTLDRVCEFQKGLPPWILVSGDQAHFISDFNDLQNKVLLGLKFLHTIHKYSASDRSQDLRRGRKGSSSISHNGKSTKEASGHHLGELTSPSPLSDRLQ from the exons ATGACCTTCAGTCTTTCCTGGGCCTGTGTGTTAGTTGGTTGTATTTCTGCTTCTTTATCAGGAGCTTACAATCTTTCAGATGAGTTTCCCCCTTTATGGAAGGAGAGCCCAGGTCAGTTGAGTGACTATAGTGTAGAAAATGACAAAGACATCATTAACCCCTGGAATTACTCTGAGAGAATAGGAATGTATAAAATTCTATTGGCACAGACAGccagatattttgaaaaatttgctccagaaaatgagcaaaatattttatgggGACTGCCTATACATCATGGATGGCAATATCATACAG GTGGACTAGCTGATCCCACCCATAGGACTGACTGTGGCCATGACTCTGGGGATCCTCTGTGCATCTATGTAGACAGTTGGTGGGCTG ACCTTAATTATTATCTCTCCACAATACCCTTCCTTGCTGCTATCGATTCTGGCCTAATGGGAGTATCAGCAGATAATATCATTCTCCTGCCACCATCCAAGGATCAGACAAATTTTTGTTATAATGTTTCCAGCTGTCATTCATCTTTTCCAGAAGCAATGAAAATGTGGAATAAATTTTACAAG TGTGCAGTGTCACCTTCCAGTAGTTTTGATGACCTGTTGAAGTACATGTGGGATGCATATGTTTCATCCCTGGAGTTTGCTCATAAGAATTTTCAGAGTAG gtcaaaatattattctaaacaAGAAGCAGATTTTCAAAGCAACTGGGCTTTATTAGTGGACTACTTGTCTCCATTACTCTTTCCTACAACGTTGGATAGAGTGTGTGAATTCCAGAAAGGCCTGCCACCATGGATACTTGTTAGTGGGGATCAAGCTCACTTCATCAGTGACTTTAATGACTTACAGAACAAGGTTCTACTTGGTCTAAAATTCCTCCACACAATTCACAAATATTCAG CTTCGGACCGAAGTCAGGATTTGAGACGGGGAAGGAAAGGGTCCAGTTCTATCTCCCACAATGGAAAGTCCACCAaggaagccagcggccaccatcttggagagctgacatcACCAtcgccactctccgacagattgcaataA